In the Pseudoliparis swirei isolate HS2019 ecotype Mariana Trench chromosome 19, NWPU_hadal_v1, whole genome shotgun sequence genome, one interval contains:
- the hopx gene encoding homeodomain-only protein: MSSQSAEGLDLSEEQVKVLEDSFKKTTRHPEGMTLMLIAAESGLSEEDTQKWFNLRNQQWRREEGLPAELGSVLD; encoded by the exons ATGTCTTCTCAGTCCGCGGAGGGCTTGGATCTGTCCGAGGAGCAGGTCAAGGTCCTGGAGGACAGCTTCAAGAAGACCACCCGGCACCCGGAGGGCATGACGCTCATGCTGATCGCCGCGGAGAGCGGGCTGTCGGAGGAGGACACGCAG AAATGGTTCAACCTGCGTAACCagcagtggaggagggaggagggcctTCCGGCTGAACTGGGATCAGTGTTGGACTGA